The following coding sequences lie in one Miscanthus floridulus cultivar M001 chromosome 9, ASM1932011v1, whole genome shotgun sequence genomic window:
- the LOC136481208 gene encoding protein FLX-like 3 isoform X2 codes for MAGRHRASRQYHDDPRGYRDAPPPPLARTRPLSPRRLAEELSSHRAEMRRIREDNQRLADEIVSLRQTKPRLEEDLQVSSQAVPKLRAEKELESRELTQRNLKLEAELRALEPLRQDALYLQSEASKLQSLRQELAAKVRGLLKELEHQKSESQKMTAMIAERDALCQELHQARANLEFEKKAKPELTAQVQVMENDLVAMAQEAEKLRADIAKRNTPSFSSRGAYGASLSTPGMGLQGMYDGSYPTVGSRYGSGTGPWSSHDPHGYLHL; via the exons ATGGCAGGAAGGCACCGTGCATCCCGCCAATACCATGATGACCCTCGAGGATATCGTGATGCTCCACCTCCTCCACTTGCACGAACAAGGCCTCTCTCTCCGCGTCGCTTGGCGGAGGAATTATCTAGTCACCGTGCCGAGATGCGTAGAATCCGTGAAGACAATCAGCGTCTGGCAGATGAAATTGTTAGTCTCAGGCAAACCAAGCCGCGTTTGGAAGAAGACCTCCAAGTCTCAAGTCAGGCTGTTCCGAAGCTCCGGGCAGAGAAAGAGCTTGAATCGAGGGAGCTGACTCAGAGGAATCTGAAGCTGGAAGCTGAACTGCGTGCCTTAGAACCCCTTAGGCAAGATGCTCTGTATCTGCAATctgaagcaagtaaactacagTCTTTGAGGCAAGAGTTGGCTGCCAAGGTTCGAGGTCTATTGAAAGAGCTTGAACATCAGAAATCTGAAAGCCAGAAAATGACTGCTATGATAGCTGAACGTGATGCTCTCTGTCAAGAATTGCACCAGGCTAG GGCGAACCTTGAGTTTGAAAAGAAGGCAAAGCCAGAGCTGACTGCACAGGTTCAGGTAATGGAGAATGATCTTGTAGCTATGGCTCAGGAGGCTGAGAAGCTGAGGGCTGATATTGCAAAGAGAAACACACCTA GTTTCAGCAGCCGTGGGGCTTATGGCGCCTCTTTGTCGACTCCTGGGATGGGTTTGCAAGGCATGTATGATGGCAGCTATCCTACGGTTGGGAGCCGCTATGGCAGTGGCACTGGGCCTTGGAGCTCGCATGATCCCCATGGTTACCTGCATCTGTAA
- the LOC136481208 gene encoding protein FLX-like 3 isoform X1 encodes MAGRHRASRQYHDDPRGYRDAPPPPLARTRPLSPRRLAEELSSHRAEMRRIREDNQRLADEIVSLRQTKPRLEEDLQVSSQAVPKLRAEKELESRELTQRNLKLEAELRALEPLRQDALYLQSEASKLQSLRQELAAKVRGLLKELEHQKSESQKMTAMIAERDALCQELHQARANLEFEKKAKPELTAQVQVMENDLVAMAQEAEKLRADIAKRNTPIYFQVSAAVGLMAPLCRLLGWVCKACMMAAILRLGAAMAVALGLGARMIPMVTCICNCASDQCSPLNRSLSTLIKLLVVV; translated from the exons ATGGCAGGAAGGCACCGTGCATCCCGCCAATACCATGATGACCCTCGAGGATATCGTGATGCTCCACCTCCTCCACTTGCACGAACAAGGCCTCTCTCTCCGCGTCGCTTGGCGGAGGAATTATCTAGTCACCGTGCCGAGATGCGTAGAATCCGTGAAGACAATCAGCGTCTGGCAGATGAAATTGTTAGTCTCAGGCAAACCAAGCCGCGTTTGGAAGAAGACCTCCAAGTCTCAAGTCAGGCTGTTCCGAAGCTCCGGGCAGAGAAAGAGCTTGAATCGAGGGAGCTGACTCAGAGGAATCTGAAGCTGGAAGCTGAACTGCGTGCCTTAGAACCCCTTAGGCAAGATGCTCTGTATCTGCAATctgaagcaagtaaactacagTCTTTGAGGCAAGAGTTGGCTGCCAAGGTTCGAGGTCTATTGAAAGAGCTTGAACATCAGAAATCTGAAAGCCAGAAAATGACTGCTATGATAGCTGAACGTGATGCTCTCTGTCAAGAATTGCACCAGGCTAG GGCGAACCTTGAGTTTGAAAAGAAGGCAAAGCCAGAGCTGACTGCACAGGTTCAGGTAATGGAGAATGATCTTGTAGCTATGGCTCAGGAGGCTGAGAAGCTGAGGGCTGATATTGCAAAGAGAAACACACCTA TCTACTTTCAGGTTTCAGCAGCCGTGGGGCTTATGGCGCCTCTTTGTCGACTCCTGGGATGGGTTTGCAAGGCATGTATGATGGCAGCTATCCTACGGTTGGGAGCCGCTATGGCAGTGGCACTGGGCCTTGGAGCTCGCATGATCCCCATGGTTACCTGCATCTGTAATTGTGCTTCTGACCAGTGTTCTCCTCTGAACAGGTCCCTGAGTACCTTGATTAAGCTTCTTGTAGTAGTATAA
- the LOC136479072 gene encoding uncharacterized protein — protein sequence MDGTGSSSGDVSSTPATDEGPRADPDQLPQPTDDVYVIAVTRNLAPVAPSRGVRVQLGRNGMQPTLIFLESRDGDGDGNADAGVDDDAHGRFGFGFGLGAVPVPASGVAMAYPPETTVGEGERGECAVCLEEYEAGDALRTMPCAHGFHERCIFGWLRLSRLCPLCRFALPPEP from the coding sequence ATGGACGGCACCGGCAGCAGCTCCGGCGACGTTTCCTCGACGCCCGCCACCGACGAGGGGCCTCGTGCGGACCCAGATCAGCTGCCGCAGCCGACGGACGACGTCTATGTCATCGCCGTCACGCGCAACCTCGCTCCCGTCGCGCCTTCCAGGGGGGTGAGGGTGCAATTAGGCCGAAACGGCATGCAGCCTACCCTCATCTTCTTAGAGTctcgcgacggcgacggcgacggcaacgCTGACGCCGGAGTGGACGACGACGCGCACGGCAGGTTCGGCTTCGGCTTCGGCTTGGGCGCCGTCCCGGTCCCGGCGTCCGGCGTGGCCATGGCCTATCCGCCGGAGACGACGGTGGGCGAGGGAGAGAGAGGCGAGTGCGCGGTGTGCCTCGAGGAGTACGAGGCCGGCGACGCGCTGAGGACCATGCCGTGCGCGCACGGCTTCCATGAGCGCTGCATCTTCGGCTGGCTCCGACTCAGCCGCCTCTGTCCGCTCTGCCGCTTCGCGCTGCCGCCTGAGCCCTGA